A region of Rhizorhabdus wittichii RW1 DNA encodes the following proteins:
- a CDS encoding NADH dehydrogenase (quinone) (PFAM: Respiratory-chain NADH dehydrogenase domain, 51 kDa subunit), which produces MTTVFISADMASVALGADALADAFADVGCTVVRTGSRGLFAIEPLVEVQEGGARIGYGPVGPEDVAAILSGDHPHRLGPVDALPFFARQQRFTFARCGINDPLDLAAYVASGGWRGLEAARAMAPQAVVDAIKASGLRGRGGAGFPTGIKWQTVLDAGPAEKFVVCNADEGDSGTFADRMLMEGDPYCLIEGMAIAAHAVGADHGYVYIRSEYPFAIRAMQGAIERSAALLAPFTLEVRVGAGAYVCGEETALLDSIEGKRGQVRAKPPLPAIEGLFGQPTVINNVLSLAAVPFILSEGAEAYAAVGLGRSRGTMPVQLAGNIRNGGLFEIGFGISLGELVETVGGGTASGRPVRAVQVGGPLGAYLPPSMFDLPFDYESFAAAGALIGHAGITVFDDTVDMAQMARFAMEFCAVESCGKCTPCRIGSTRGVETIDRIIAGGRGGDRVEALPQMRNAKARQKSVEQEIALLRDLCDTMKYGSLCALGGFTPYPVLSALNHFPEDFGDASAMPAAAE; this is translated from the coding sequence ATGACCACGGTCTTCATCAGCGCCGACATGGCCTCGGTCGCGCTCGGAGCCGACGCGCTGGCCGACGCCTTCGCCGACGTCGGTTGCACCGTCGTCCGCACCGGCAGCCGCGGCCTGTTCGCGATCGAGCCGCTGGTCGAGGTGCAGGAGGGCGGTGCGCGGATCGGCTATGGCCCGGTCGGCCCGGAGGATGTCGCGGCGATCCTGTCGGGCGACCATCCGCACCGGCTCGGCCCGGTCGATGCGCTGCCCTTCTTCGCCCGGCAGCAGCGCTTCACCTTCGCGCGCTGCGGGATCAACGATCCGCTCGACCTCGCCGCCTATGTGGCGAGCGGTGGCTGGCGCGGGCTGGAGGCGGCGCGGGCGATGGCCCCCCAGGCGGTGGTCGACGCGATCAAGGCGTCGGGCCTGCGCGGCCGGGGCGGGGCGGGCTTCCCGACCGGCATCAAGTGGCAGACCGTGCTCGACGCCGGGCCCGCCGAGAAGTTCGTCGTCTGCAACGCCGACGAGGGCGACAGCGGCACCTTCGCCGACCGGATGCTGATGGAGGGCGACCCCTATTGCCTGATCGAGGGCATGGCGATCGCGGCGCATGCGGTCGGCGCCGATCACGGCTATGTCTATATCCGCTCCGAATATCCCTTCGCGATCCGGGCGATGCAGGGCGCGATCGAGCGCTCGGCGGCGTTGCTCGCGCCCTTCACGCTCGAGGTGCGGGTGGGGGCGGGAGCCTATGTCTGCGGCGAGGAGACCGCGCTGCTCGACAGCATCGAGGGCAAGCGCGGACAGGTTCGCGCCAAGCCGCCGCTGCCCGCGATCGAGGGGCTGTTCGGCCAGCCGACCGTGATCAACAACGTGCTCAGCCTCGCCGCCGTCCCGTTCATCCTGAGCGAGGGGGCGGAGGCCTATGCGGCGGTCGGCCTCGGACGCTCGCGCGGCACCATGCCGGTGCAGCTCGCCGGCAATATCCGCAACGGCGGCCTGTTCGAGATCGGCTTCGGCATCAGCCTGGGCGAGCTGGTCGAGACGGTCGGCGGCGGCACCGCATCGGGCCGGCCGGTGCGCGCGGTGCAGGTGGGCGGGCCGCTCGGCGCCTATCTCCCCCCGTCGATGTTCGACCTGCCGTTCGACTATGAATCCTTCGCGGCGGCGGGCGCGCTGATCGGCCATGCCGGGATCACCGTGTTCGACGACACGGTCGACATGGCGCAGATGGCCCGCTTCGCCATGGAGTTCTGCGCGGTCGAGAGCTGCGGCAAATGCACGCCATGCCGGATCGGGTCGACCCGCGGGGTCGAGACGATCGACCGGATCATCGCGGGTGGGCGCGGCGGCGACCGGGTCGAGGCGCTGCCGCAGATGCGCAACGCGAAGGCGCGGCAGAAGAGCGTCGAGCAGGAGATCGCCCTGCTGCGCGACCTGTGCGACACGATGAAATATGGATCGCTCTGCGCGCTCGGTGGTTTCACCCCCTATCCGGTGCTGAGCGCGCTGAACCATTTCCCGGAAGATTTTGGTGACGCGTCGGCGATGCCGGCGGCGGCGGAGTAG
- a CDS encoding formate dehydrogenase, alpha subunit (TIGRFAM: formate dehydrogenase, alpha subunit~PFAM: ferredoxin; 4Fe-4S ferredoxin, iron-sulfur binding domain protein; molybdopterin oxidoreductase; molydopterin dinucleotide-binding region; molybdopterin oxidoreductase Fe4S4 region): MAWIGEIDLGTKAVPVTGPMVALTIDDQRVEVPEGTSIMRAAALMGTTIPKLCATDMLESFGSCRLCLVEIDGRAGYPASCTTPVAPGMVVRTQTAKLQELRRGVMELYISDHPLDCLTCSANGDCELQDMAGAVGLREVRYGYEGENHLVAEKDESNPYFTFDSTKCIVCSRCVRACDEVQGTLALTVDGRGFQSHIAASQDQDFLSSECVSCGACVQACPTSALIEKSVIEKGTPDRAVVTTCAYCGVGCAFRAELRGEELVRMVPWKDGKANRGHSCVKGRFAWGYAQHRERILKPMVRASVDQPWREVGWDEAIAHVASEFRRIQATYGTRSVGGITSSRCTNEETFLVQKLIRQGFGNNNVDTCARVCHSPTGYGLKTTFGTSAGTQDFDSVQQADVIMVIGANPTDGHPVFASRMKRRLREGARLIVVDPRRTDLVRSARIAADHHLPLKPGTNVAVLTAMAHVIVEEELADEAYIRERCDWDEYQDWAAFVAEPHRSPEATEALTGVPAAELRAAARLYATGGNGAIYYGLGVTEHSQGSSTVMAIANLAMATGNIGREGVGVNPLRGQNNVQGSCDMGSFPHEYSGYRHVSDPETRALFETAWGVPLDPEPGLRINNMLDAATDGVFKGLFIQGEDILQSDPNTTHVAAGLAAMECVVVQDLFLNETANYAHVFLPGSTFLEKDGTFTNAERRIQLVRKVMAPLNGHADWEIVQLVARAMGLDWTYDHPSEIMDEIARLTPSFAGVSFDLIAKYGSIQWPANEKAPLGTPTMHIGGFARGKGKFVVTDYVATDEKTGPRYPLLLTTGRILSHYNVGAQTRRTANVAWHPEDLLEIHPLDAENRGIKDRDWVYLRSRAGETTLRASVTERVAPGVVYTTFHHPVTQANVITTDYSDWATNCPEYKVTAVQVGLSNGPSEWQEDYSEQARQSRRILVEAAE; encoded by the coding sequence ATGGCGTGGATCGGCGAAATCGACCTCGGCACCAAGGCGGTGCCGGTGACCGGCCCGATGGTGGCGCTGACCATCGACGACCAGCGGGTCGAGGTGCCCGAGGGCACGTCGATCATGCGCGCGGCGGCGCTGATGGGGACGACCATCCCCAAGCTGTGCGCGACCGACATGCTCGAAAGCTTCGGCTCGTGCCGGCTCTGCCTGGTCGAGATCGACGGGCGGGCGGGCTACCCCGCCTCCTGCACCACGCCGGTGGCGCCGGGCATGGTGGTCCGCACCCAGACCGCCAAGCTCCAGGAACTGCGGCGCGGGGTGATGGAACTCTACATCTCCGACCATCCGCTCGACTGCCTGACCTGCTCGGCCAATGGCGATTGCGAGTTGCAGGACATGGCCGGCGCGGTCGGCCTGCGCGAGGTGCGCTACGGCTATGAGGGGGAGAACCACCTCGTCGCCGAGAAGGACGAGTCCAACCCCTATTTCACCTTCGACAGCACCAAGTGCATCGTCTGCTCGCGCTGCGTGCGCGCCTGCGACGAGGTGCAGGGGACGCTGGCGCTGACCGTCGACGGGCGCGGCTTCCAGTCGCACATCGCCGCCAGCCAGGATCAGGATTTCCTCTCCTCCGAATGCGTGAGCTGCGGCGCCTGCGTCCAGGCCTGCCCGACCTCGGCGCTGATCGAGAAGTCGGTGATCGAGAAGGGCACCCCCGACCGCGCCGTCGTCACCACCTGCGCCTATTGCGGGGTCGGTTGCGCCTTCCGCGCCGAGCTGCGCGGCGAGGAACTGGTGCGGATGGTGCCGTGGAAGGACGGCAAGGCCAATCGCGGGCATAGCTGCGTCAAGGGCCGCTTCGCCTGGGGCTATGCCCAGCATCGCGAGCGCATCCTGAAGCCGATGGTCCGCGCCTCGGTCGACCAGCCCTGGCGCGAGGTGGGCTGGGACGAGGCGATCGCCCATGTCGCGTCCGAGTTCCGCCGCATCCAGGCGACCTACGGCACCCGTTCGGTCGGCGGCATCACCTCCAGCCGCTGCACGAACGAGGAGACCTTCCTCGTCCAGAAGCTGATCCGGCAGGGCTTCGGCAACAACAATGTCGATACCTGCGCGCGGGTCTGCCATTCGCCGACCGGCTATGGGCTGAAGACGACCTTCGGCACATCGGCCGGCACCCAGGATTTCGACAGCGTCCAGCAGGCGGACGTGATCATGGTGATCGGCGCCAACCCGACCGACGGCCACCCGGTCTTCGCCAGCCGGATGAAACGGCGGCTGCGGGAAGGCGCGCGGCTGATCGTCGTCGATCCGCGCCGCACCGATCTGGTGCGCAGCGCGCGCATCGCCGCCGATCATCACCTGCCGCTCAAGCCGGGCACCAACGTCGCGGTGCTGACCGCGATGGCGCATGTCATCGTCGAGGAAGAGCTGGCGGACGAGGCCTATATCCGCGAGCGTTGCGACTGGGACGAGTATCAGGACTGGGCGGCGTTCGTGGCCGAGCCGCATCGCTCGCCCGAGGCGACCGAGGCGCTGACCGGCGTTCCGGCCGCCGAGCTGCGCGCCGCCGCCCGGCTCTATGCGACCGGCGGCAATGGCGCGATCTATTACGGCCTCGGCGTCACCGAGCACAGCCAGGGATCGTCGACGGTGATGGCGATCGCCAACCTCGCCATGGCGACCGGCAATATCGGCCGCGAGGGCGTGGGCGTGAATCCGCTGCGCGGACAGAATAACGTCCAGGGCTCGTGCGACATGGGCAGCTTCCCGCACGAATATTCGGGCTATCGCCACGTCTCCGACCCGGAGACGCGGGCGCTGTTCGAGACGGCATGGGGCGTGCCGCTCGATCCCGAGCCGGGCCTGCGGATCAACAACATGCTCGACGCCGCGACCGACGGCGTCTTCAAGGGCCTTTTCATCCAGGGCGAGGACATCCTCCAGTCCGATCCCAACACGACCCATGTCGCCGCGGGCCTCGCCGCGATGGAATGCGTGGTGGTGCAGGACCTGTTCCTCAACGAGACCGCCAACTACGCCCATGTCTTCCTGCCGGGCTCGACCTTCCTGGAGAAGGACGGGACCTTCACCAATGCCGAGCGCCGCATCCAGCTCGTCCGCAAGGTGATGGCGCCGCTCAACGGCCATGCTGACTGGGAGATCGTCCAGCTCGTCGCCAGGGCGATGGGGCTCGACTGGACCTACGACCACCCGTCCGAGATCATGGACGAGATCGCCCGCCTTACGCCGAGCTTCGCCGGAGTCAGCTTCGACCTGATCGCGAAGTATGGGTCGATCCAGTGGCCCGCCAACGAGAAGGCCCCGCTCGGCACGCCGACGATGCACATCGGCGGCTTCGCGCGCGGCAAGGGCAAGTTCGTGGTCACCGACTATGTCGCGACCGACGAGAAGACCGGCCCGCGCTATCCGCTGCTGCTGACCACCGGTCGCATCCTCAGCCATTACAATGTCGGCGCGCAGACGCGGCGCACCGCCAATGTCGCCTGGCATCCCGAGGACCTGCTGGAGATACACCCGCTCGACGCCGAGAATCGCGGCATCAAGGATCGCGACTGGGTCTATCTGCGCAGCCGCGCGGGCGAGACGACGCTGCGCGCTTCGGTGACCGAGCGGGTGGCGCCCGGCGTGGTCTACACCACCTTCCACCATCCGGTGACGCAGGCCAATGTCATCACCACCGACTATTCCGACTGGGCGACCAACTGTCCGGAGTACAAGGTCACGGCCGTGCAGGTCGGCCTGTCCAACGGCCCCTCCGAATGGCAGGAGGATTATAGCGAACAGGCGCGGCAGAGCCGCCGCATCCTCGTCGAGGCCGCCGAATGA
- a CDS encoding NADH dehydrogenase (ubiquinone), 24 kDa subunit (PFAM: NADH dehydrogenase (ubiquinone), 24 kDa subunit): MTMERREPVEAMVARLLAAQGERRGALLPLLHDLQEELGFVGEETVAAVAAAMNLSRAEVHGVVSFYHDFRKAPAGRHVVKYCRAESCRSRGGVAIEAALADRLRVTMGETRADGQVTLEPVYCLGLCAIGPNALVDGAPVARIDDAAAIERIAARVAA, encoded by the coding sequence ATGACGATGGAGAGAAGAGAGCCGGTCGAGGCGATGGTCGCCCGCCTCCTGGCCGCGCAGGGCGAACGGCGCGGGGCGCTGCTGCCTTTGCTGCACGACCTGCAGGAGGAACTGGGCTTCGTCGGCGAGGAGACGGTCGCCGCCGTCGCCGCCGCGATGAACCTCAGCCGGGCCGAGGTCCATGGCGTCGTCAGCTTCTACCATGATTTCCGCAAGGCGCCGGCCGGCCGGCACGTCGTCAAATATTGCCGGGCCGAGAGCTGCCGCTCGCGCGGCGGCGTGGCGATCGAGGCGGCGCTGGCCGATCGGCTGCGCGTGACGATGGGCGAGACCCGCGCCGACGGGCAGGTGACGCTCGAACCGGTCTATTGCCTCGGCCTCTGCGCGATCGGGCCCAATGCGCTGGTCGACGGCGCGCCGGTCGCGCGGATCGACGACGCGGCGGCGATCGAGCGCATCGCCGCGAGGGTGGCGGCATGA
- a CDS encoding formate dehydrogenase delta subunit, whose protein sequence is MSGMTNDEKLVYMVNQIARNFGTLGHDDAVAATEDHLLKFWDPRMKARIVMLMAEHAGTLSPVASGALSRLRAGIGPGLADAG, encoded by the coding sequence ATGAGCGGGATGACCAACGACGAGAAGCTCGTCTATATGGTGAACCAGATCGCCCGCAATTTCGGGACGCTGGGACATGACGACGCCGTGGCTGCCACCGAGGATCATCTGCTCAAATTCTGGGACCCGCGCATGAAGGCGCGGATCGTGATGCTGATGGCGGAACATGCCGGCACGCTGAGCCCCGTCGCCTCGGGTGCGCTGTCGCGTCTGCGCGCGGGGATCGGGCCCGGCCTCGCGGACGCGGGCTGA